The Schistocerca gregaria isolate iqSchGreg1 chromosome 1, iqSchGreg1.2, whole genome shotgun sequence genome includes a window with the following:
- the LOC126335221 gene encoding cuticle protein 67-like: MVALKLFAFAAVLAVARAGYLSAPAVSYAAPAVAYAAPAVAYAAPAAVAPAAITSQSSNILRSFGNLGQVSTYTKTVDTPYSSVTKSDVRVSNDAIAHVAAPTLAYASPAYYH, encoded by the coding sequence CTGTTCGCCTTCGCCGCCGTGCTGGCCGTGGCCCGCGCCGGCTACCTTTCCGCCCCCGCTGTGTCCTACGCCGCCCCAGCcgtcgcctacgccgcccccgccgtcgcctacgccgcccccgcggcCGTCGCCCCCGCGGCCATCACCTCCCAGAGCTCCAACATCCTGAGGAGCTTCGGCAACCTGGGACAGGTGTCCACCTACACCAAGACCGTCGACACGCCCTACTCCAGCGTCACCAAGTCCGACGTCCGCGTCAGCAACGACGCCATCGCACACGTCGCCGCCCCCACACTGGCCTACGCTTCCCCCGCCTACTACCACTAA